Sequence from the Cyanobacteria bacterium GSL.Bin1 genome:
TGATTTGGGTGACTGTGCAAGGACCCACTTGAATAACGGTGACTGGAATAGCACTTCCTTCTTCTTGGTCAAAAATTTGAGTCATTCCTAGTTTTCGACCCATTAAACCAATAGACACAGGCGACCCCCCTTGTGTATAGACAACATAAGATTGAACCAAACAGCGTGACTGACTAACCGCACCCTAAACGGGACTGACGATCAGTCTGGTTTAGGGCTGTTTTTGTCCTCAATAACAGTTTCTTGAAAGCCCAGAGCCTTATTAATTGATCCTTACTTTTTGCTGGCAAACGAATGACAGCGAAGAGCAGGAATAAGAACTCTTGAGTGAATTCACCCAATATTCTCTGGCGACTCCTGGTTAGTCCTTGGCAACCCTGATTGAATCAAGGGTGAGGACTATCGACTTCCGTTTTGCTTCGTGCTGGGGGCTCCAACATTAATTCCTCTACCGCAATGTAATGTTAGGAAGCGAATGTTAATCGGAGCCAGCTTAGCAATGACTTAGAAATGGAGCTGCTTTTGCCGTTTAGGTTTCGCTAAGACTTAGAGAAAACTGGTAAGGGCTTCTCCAGTATCCTAACGAGACGACAATGTCGCTTTTTGAAGTTAGCTTGGGCTGATTCGTTAAGTGACAGCAACCTCCAGGCCAACAGTTTATCTGTTGCCAAAAGCAACATCAACTTGCTGTCTGCTGGGTCAACTGCACTGAATCCAGTTTTTGAGTCACAATCAAAAATAATATCAAATTTAAATAACTTATGCAACAAACAGGGCATTTTTTGATTGGGCAAGGAGTGTGTCAGAATAAGTTTGAGGATTTTTTAACAAAAATTAAAGCAGAACATGGCACTACTAACGACAGGTAATAAATTTCTCCGTGATTTAGAAGAGTCCGGTGCGCTTGGTGTTTACGCTCCCTTAGAAGGCGGGTTTGAAGGACGATATCAGCGTCGGTTACGAACCAAAGGTTATGTGACACTTCATCTCTCAGCCAAGGGCTTAGGAGACCCTGCTTCCTATTTCAAAGGGATTCATGGGGTCCGCCATCCTCATCTGGGGAAGAAAAATATTGGTCAGGGAGCTGAGGTTGGTGATGTTTATTTTTTACCACCGATTGTTGATTCTCAATTAGAAATTTTGCCCGAGAATAAAAAAGGTCTAGTTTTGTGGCTTATTGAGGGTTTTGTTTTCTCCCGCCAAGAATTAAGTTATTTGGCCAAATTTCATGAAATTGAACCGAGAGTGAAAGTGGTGGTTGAACTCGGCGGCGATCGCGCGTTCCGTTGGGAAAAACTATCATCTGTGTTAGCAGCTGCGTAAGCAAGTGAGGAAGGTGAAGCCGTGGACAAAAATGCTTTAATTCGCGATCGCGATTACACATTACTCATTGACAAAAGTCAAAGTATGTCAACGCAAGACCAACCGGGGGGAAAATCCCGTTGGGAAGTGGCTCAAGAATCAACTTATGCGTTGGCAAAACAATGCGAAGCCTATGATTCAGATGGGATTACCGTCTATTTATTTTCCAGTCGCTTTAAACGATACGATCACGTCACTTCAAATAAGGTGAACGAAATTTATGCGGAAAATGATCCCATGGGGAAAACTAACTTATATGGGGTCTTACAACATGCATTAGAGAACTATTTTCGACGCAAAGCCAATGGAGAAGCCAATGCCAATGGCGAAACGTTCTTAGTCATTACTGATGGCGAACCGGAAGATCGCAAAGGGGTGATCCAGTTAATTATTGAAATGTCCCGTCGCGTGGAACGAGATGATGAAATTGGCATTTCCTTTATTCAAGTCGGCGATGATCCCAAAGTCACTGAATATCTGAAAGCCCTCGATGACCAACTTCTTGATGCTGGGGCAAAGTTTGATATTGTTGATACCATTACGATGACAGAAATGGGCAATCGTCCTTTATCGGAGGTGTTATTAAAAGCCCTAACAGACTAACTATTTTAATTTTGCCCCCAGGCAGCAGAGACTTGGGGGCTTAAGTCGTTACGCTATCTCGAGAAAATCTAAAGACAGCATGATGAGTGATCAATGGCTAATGGTTTATAATTCCAATGCTGAAGATTAATTCCTTATCCCCAGCTCAACGTTATCTTCTGAATTGTGTCGTGAGTGTGGGTTCCCTGATTTTTTGTGCTTTGCTCTTACCCACTCGTTTACCCGGAACGGTTTTACTGGGGTTGGGACCACATTGGTTGTTAATTTGGGTGGTTGCTTGGAGTATTAAACGCCAACCCTGGCAAGGGGGAATAGCTGGTATTGCTGCCGGACTCATTCAAGATGGGATGACCCTTTCTAATCCATCTCATGTCTTTAGTCTGGCGTTAGTCGGTTTCTTAACCGGACGTATTGATAAGGAAAAATATATTCAAGAGGACTTCATTTCAATCGCGCTGATCGTTTTTATTATGGCAGTTGTGGCGGAAACGTTGACTGCTGCGCAATATACTCTATTTGATTTTTCGCGTTTGGTTGCCATTTGGACCCAACACCAACAAATTGCCCTAGTTTCGGCATTACTGAGTAGTCTGTGGGCACCAGTGGTTTATTATCCCTTAAATTACTGCTGGGAACACCTGGAAGCGGATTAATTAAGACAGAGTTCTTCGAGACGATGCGCCGTATTCAAAAGGTTGCTTTCAATGTAATCGGGTTGAAATTGTTGGAGATAATTACCGCTACGAATCCCGCAAGTGAGCGCGATCGCGCAAATTCCCAAGGCTTGTGCTGCTAAAACATCAGCTTCTGTATCTCCAACCATACAAGCATTGTGATGACCTTGTTCTCTTAAGGCTTGCTTCAACAGCATCGTTTTGCATTCCACATTATTGGCATAAGCCACTGTTTCATCACTGGTGCCATAAACACCGCTCAATAAACGCAGCAAACCATAATTTCTCAGCAACTGAGTAACTTGTTCCTGACAGCGCAAGGTGACAACAACCAGACGCACCCCTTGGGAATGGAGAGTCGCCAGTGCCCAATTGACTCCTTGGTGAAACTTATCCTTCCTTAATAAAAACGGTTCATTGACAATTTCCCTCACTTGTTGGACAAAATAAGGAATATGCTGAATTTTTAAACCAGAGCGCAAAGCAATTTCCTGATCACAAACCCGTTCTTGTTTCATTTGCCAAAACTGTTCTTTACTTAAAGGAGTCGGCAGCAAGTGGCACTGATAACTTTGATAATAATTGCAGGTTCGATCCAAAGCAATTTGATAAGTATTGTAATAACGGTCAGACACATCCACAAGTGGACCATCAAAATCACAAAATACGGTCAATCCTTGACTCTGTCGACATTTTTCCGAAAAAGATGCAGTTTTTGGTATAGTTTCTAGAACCATAAAGTTTGTACTGAGGAAGGACATTTTCGTAAAGCTTCTTTACTTTAGCAATTTTTAGATAAGTTTTCGAGTGTTTTTAGTGTTTTTTGAATTAGAAAAACTTATAGAAATAACCAAAATCGCAAACTATAACAAACGTAAGTTGACTCAATGGACAATATAACCGGCTCTACAGCAATTGGCACTCCTTTTGATCAGGCAATGATGCAACGCTGTCTGCAACTCGCTCGTCACGGCATCGGCAAAACGTCGCCCAATCCTTTAGTCGGTGCTGTCATTGTCCAGCAGGGAAAAATTGTTGGCGAAGGCTATCATCCCGGCATTGGTCAACCCCACGCTGAAGTTTTTGCCCTTCGTCAAGCCGGAGAGCAAGCGATTGGTGCAACATTATACGTCAATCTTGAACCCTGCAATCATTATGGACGCACCCCTCCCTGTTCCGAAGCAGTGATTGCCTCCGGAATTAAGAAAGTGGTGATTGGCATGGCTGATCCCAATACTACCGCTGCTGGTGGTAGACAACGTCTGGAGAAAGCAGGGATTTCAGTGGTCGTTGGGGTTGAAGAAAAGGCGTGTCGGCAGCTCAATGCGGGTTTTATCCATCGGGTTCTCTATCAACGTCCCTTCGGAATTTTTAAATATGCCATGACCTTAGATGGCAAAATTGCCACCACAATTGGACATAGTGCTTGGGTTACAGATATTCCCGCACGAAACCGAGTTTATCAAGAACGTTCTCAGTGCGACGCCGTCATTGTTGGCGGGAATACAGTCCGTCAAGATAATCCCTACTTGACCACTCATCACTTAACCAAACAGAACCCATTACGAATTGTGATGAGTCGGAGTTTAGCGTTATCCCCAGCAGCCCATATTTTCCAAACTGAGCAAGCCGCAACCTTAGTCTTAACCGAACAGGCTGATTTAGAGACAGCCAGACAACTGGAAAATCAGGGAGTAGAAGTACTTCAATTATCCCCTTTAACCCCAGAAACAGTGATGAAATATTTGTATGAACGCGGTTTATCAAGAGTTTTATGGGAATGCGGTGGCACCTTAGCAGCCAGTGCAATTAAAGAAGGCGCAGTGCAACAAATTTTAGCGTTTATGGCACCCAAAATTATCGGGGGTGTGAGCGCACCGACACCCGTGGGAGAGTTAGACTTCAAGCAAATGACAGAAGCATTAATGTTAGAAGATATCACTTGGGAACAATTAGGAGATGACTATCTCTTAACGGGCAATATTGCTCCTTCTTTTTGGGAAAATCGGATGATTAAAGTAAAAAGTGATTGAAATGAAAGCATAATCACGTTATCGGTAGCGATCAATCTCTTTTGAGAGATGAGTTTGACACAACTTAAATTATTGTCTTCATCCAGGATCATTTTGAAGTGATACTTCTCGCAAGAGTGTAACTTAATTTATCAGCAATTCCTTCGATCCAAGTTTCATCTTGTTTTGTATAACTTCGGGGTGCATTAGCAGCCACGATCAAAGCGCCTTCGTTGCCAATGGGTTGACAAATAACTGCTTGTGTATTTTCGGGGAGGTAATCAAATTCAATTTTTCCGGGATAAAGGTTTAAATTAACAAGATAAACAGGTTTTTGTTTCGCTAAAACTCTTTGCAGGATATTACCGGGAGTGACGTCTGCTTTTTGAGCTAATATACCTCGCCGGAGCAAAACTTGCCCTTGATAATAAACGAGCAGCGATCGCGTTGGCGTATTGGTTAATAATAAATGAGACGCCCAAGCTAACTCGGTTTTTGCGTCTTCGGATAAATCAGAGGCTAACTCAAAGCCTTCTTCTCCCACTAATGGGACCGCTTCCGGAGAACGAGGCTGTACTCGTTGCCAAATCAGTCCCACTAAAATTAAAATCGCACTGAGTAACACCCCAATGGCATCGGATCGCGCTTGGGATGAACTCAATTCCGGGGTGAGCAGACGATTCAGTAATAAAAGAGTTCCCCCTAGCCCCCCAACAACGAGGGGCAACAGGCGTAAAACCCGATTGGGATCAGCAGTTTTCATAAACAAGCAATCATTGAGATTTTTCCTCCCCAACTTCGGTCACTCGCTGGAACATATAACCCGTTCCTCTAGCGGTCAAAATGAGTTCTGGATTACTGGGATCATCTTCCAGTTTTGCCCTTAAACGAGAAATGTGGACATCTACCACCCGAGTGTCCACGTGACGTTCCGGTGTATACCCCCAAACTTCTTGCAAAATCTCAGAGCGAGAAAAAGCTTCCCCCGAACGACCGACCATGAGTTCCAGGAGGCTGAACTCCATACCCGTTAAGCGAATCCGTTCGTCTCCTTTATAGACTTGGCGGCGGTTGGTATCAATTTTAATCGACCCCACTTGGATCACCCCAGAACTGGGAATACCGGATAGACCTTCTTTATCCACCCGTCTTAAAACTGAACGGATCCGGGCTTCTAATTCTTTGGGAGAAAAGGGCTTCACGACATAATCATCAGCCCCCAATTCTAAACCGGTAATCCGGTCGGCAACATCTCCCAGCGCCGTTAGCATGATAATAGGAATGTCCGATTCTTTGCGGAGTTCTTGGCAAACGCCATACCCATCTAACTTGGGCATCATCACATCTAAAACAACGAGATCGGGATGATTTTCTTTAAAGGTAGCAATTGCTTCTTCTCCATCCGCAGCAGTGACAACATCGTAGCCAATCATTGACAAACGAGTTTCTAAGATCCGACGAATACTTGCTTCGTCGTCAACGACTAAAATTTTTTCTTTATGATTTTCCAAATTTCTCAACACTCCTTATTGTTCTACCAGTTGCTGATCCTAAATGTTTTTGATGAGTCTTTCTATTTCTAGAATATCCTTTAGTAAAAGATTCCTAGAGACTAAGTTATCTCTGATTGCCGAAAATAATCGATGTCCTAAGGTTCGTTTTAGGTTTACAAACTGTAACCGTATATCTTAACAATTTAAAACAATTTAAAACAAATTGAACCCAAAAAATTAATGTTAATTTAAAATGTCGAAACCAAAAATAATCCATGTTTGCAATATTTGTGGTACCGAACATAACCAATGGTTTGGAAAATGTTCCGGTTGTGGAGAATTTGGGACCCTAGAAGAAGAAGTACTGACGCAAGCAAGCGCCAACCCTCGCAGTGGATGGCAATCTAATAAATATCCCACTTCTGTTAATAAAAATAAACCCCCCCAACCCCGGGTTTCCTTAAAATTTTCTCAAATTCAAGATGATGAACAGCCTCGTTTTCCATCCGGCTATGTGGAGTTAGATCGGGTATTGGGTGGCGGCATTGTTCCCGGTTCTTTGGTGTTAATTGGTGGTGATCCCGGAATTGGCAAATCAACGTTGTTATTACAGGTTGCCAATCAAACCGCACAAATGCAACGGACACTGTATGTTTCTGCCGAAGAGTCTGGGCAACAGGTGAAGTTACGGGCTTCGCGTTTAGGAGTGGGCTTAACCGATTGGCCCACCGAGGAGAAAAATGCTGTGGCAGAAAGCAACGGTCATACCCCAAAGAGTATGAGTCATGAAAATCTTTATGTTCTACCCGAAACAGACTTAGAAGAAATTTTACGAGAATTAGAATCGCTGAAGCCGGTGTTAGCGATTATTGATAGTATTCAAACCCTCTATTTTGCCTCTCTGAGTTCAGCACCCGGTTCGGTGGCGCAAGTGCGGGAGTGTACCTCTGCTTTGATGCAGGTAGCCAAACGAGAAAATATTACGCTGTTGATTGTTGGTCATGTGACCAAAGAAGGCGCGATCGCGGGACCCAGAGTTTTAGAGCATTTAGTGGATACGGTGCTTTATTTTGAAGGAGATCGCTACGCTTCTCACCGCCTTTTACGTTCCGTCAAAAACCGCTTTGGGGCAACTCATGAAATTGGGGTGTTTGAAATGATTGATCATGGGTTGCGGGAAGTGGAAAATCCGTCGGAACTGTTTTTAGGCAATCGCGATGAATCGGTTCCTGGAACCGCAATTGTTGTCGCCTGTGAAGGCACTCGCCCGATTGTTGTGGAATTGCAAGCGTTGGTCAGTCCCACCAGTTACACCTCCCCTCGGCGGGCAACCACAGGTGTCGATTATAACCGCCTCCAACAAATTTTAGCCGTACTCGAAAAACGGGTGGGGGTTCCCCTTTCTAAATTGGATGCTTATGTCGCCACTGCCGGTGGTTTAGGTGTGGAAGAACCAGCAGCAGATTTGGGCATCGCTGTGGCAGTGGTCGCCAGTTTTCGCGATCGCGTTGTCGATCCGAGAACAGCACTCATTGGTGAAGTGGGCTTAGGCGGACAAGTGCGGTTAGTCGCCCAGTTAGAATTGCGGATTAAGGAGGCTGCGAAATTAGGATTTCAGCGCGCCATTATTCCCAAAGGACAAAG
This genomic interval carries:
- the ndhN gene encoding NAD(P)H-quinone oxidoreductase subunit N; this encodes MALLTTGNKFLRDLEESGALGVYAPLEGGFEGRYQRRLRTKGYVTLHLSAKGLGDPASYFKGIHGVRHPHLGKKNIGQGAEVGDVYFLPPIVDSQLEILPENKKGLVLWLIEGFVFSRQELSYLAKFHEIEPRVKVVVELGGDRAFRWEKLSSVLAAA
- a CDS encoding VWA domain-containing protein; amino-acid sequence: MDKNALIRDRDYTLLIDKSQSMSTQDQPGGKSRWEVAQESTYALAKQCEAYDSDGITVYLFSSRFKRYDHVTSNKVNEIYAENDPMGKTNLYGVLQHALENYFRRKANGEANANGETFLVITDGEPEDRKGVIQLIIEMSRRVERDDEIGISFIQVGDDPKVTEYLKALDDQLLDAGAKFDIVDTITMTEMGNRPLSEVLLKALTD
- the mreD gene encoding rod shape-determining protein MreD, with protein sequence MLKINSLSPAQRYLLNCVVSVGSLIFCALLLPTRLPGTVLLGLGPHWLLIWVVAWSIKRQPWQGGIAGIAAGLIQDGMTLSNPSHVFSLALVGFLTGRIDKEKYIQEDFISIALIVFIMAVVAETLTAAQYTLFDFSRLVAIWTQHQQIALVSALLSSLWAPVVYYPLNYCWEHLEAD
- a CDS encoding HAD hydrolase-like protein, producing MVLETIPKTASFSEKCRQSQGLTVFCDFDGPLVDVSDRYYNTYQIALDRTCNYYQSYQCHLLPTPLSKEQFWQMKQERVCDQEIALRSGLKIQHIPYFVQQVREIVNEPFLLRKDKFHQGVNWALATLHSQGVRLVVVTLRCQEQVTQLLRNYGLLRLLSGVYGTSDETVAYANNVECKTMLLKQALREQGHHNACMVGDTEADVLAAQALGICAIALTCGIRSGNYLQQFQPDYIESNLLNTAHRLEELCLN
- the ribD gene encoding bifunctional diaminohydroxyphosphoribosylaminopyrimidine deaminase/5-amino-6-(5-phosphoribosylamino)uracil reductase RibD; translated protein: MDNITGSTAIGTPFDQAMMQRCLQLARHGIGKTSPNPLVGAVIVQQGKIVGEGYHPGIGQPHAEVFALRQAGEQAIGATLYVNLEPCNHYGRTPPCSEAVIASGIKKVVIGMADPNTTAAGGRQRLEKAGISVVVGVEEKACRQLNAGFIHRVLYQRPFGIFKYAMTLDGKIATTIGHSAWVTDIPARNRVYQERSQCDAVIVGGNTVRQDNPYLTTHHLTKQNPLRIVMSRSLALSPAAHIFQTEQAATLVLTEQADLETARQLENQGVEVLQLSPLTPETVMKYLYERGLSRVLWECGGTLAASAIKEGAVQQILAFMAPKIIGGVSAPTPVGELDFKQMTEALMLEDITWEQLGDDYLLTGNIAPSFWENRMIKVKSD
- a CDS encoding cofactor assembly of complex C subunit B, with translation MKTADPNRVLRLLPLVVGGLGGTLLLLNRLLTPELSSSQARSDAIGVLLSAILILVGLIWQRVQPRSPEAVPLVGEEGFELASDLSEDAKTELAWASHLLLTNTPTRSLLVYYQGQVLLRRGILAQKADVTPGNILQRVLAKQKPVYLVNLNLYPGKIEFDYLPENTQAVICQPIGNEGALIVAANAPRSYTKQDETWIEGIADKLSYTLARSITSK
- a CDS encoding response regulator, translating into MENHKEKILVVDDEASIRRILETRLSMIGYDVVTAADGEEAIATFKENHPDLVVLDVMMPKLDGYGVCQELRKESDIPIIMLTALGDVADRITGLELGADDYVVKPFSPKELEARIRSVLRRVDKEGLSGIPSSGVIQVGSIKIDTNRRQVYKGDERIRLTGMEFSLLELMVGRSGEAFSRSEILQEVWGYTPERHVDTRVVDVHISRLRAKLEDDPSNPELILTARGTGYMFQRVTEVGEEKSQ
- the radA gene encoding DNA repair protein RadA, which produces MSKPKIIHVCNICGTEHNQWFGKCSGCGEFGTLEEEVLTQASANPRSGWQSNKYPTSVNKNKPPQPRVSLKFSQIQDDEQPRFPSGYVELDRVLGGGIVPGSLVLIGGDPGIGKSTLLLQVANQTAQMQRTLYVSAEESGQQVKLRASRLGVGLTDWPTEEKNAVAESNGHTPKSMSHENLYVLPETDLEEILRELESLKPVLAIIDSIQTLYFASLSSAPGSVAQVRECTSALMQVAKRENITLLIVGHVTKEGAIAGPRVLEHLVDTVLYFEGDRYASHRLLRSVKNRFGATHEIGVFEMIDHGLREVENPSELFLGNRDESVPGTAIVVACEGTRPIVVELQALVSPTSYTSPRRATTGVDYNRLQQILAVLEKRVGVPLSKLDAYVATAGGLGVEEPAADLGIAVAVVASFRDRVVDPRTALIGEVGLGGQVRLVAQLELRIKEAAKLGFQRAIIPKGQSLPDMGIELVAVGTVIDAIVAAIPSQPRYGGEEDVLSDEE